The segment AGTTGAGGTCTGTTACATCTCAGTGggaagtggaggtgggggtggatcCTAATGGCTTCTATAGGTTCAGACACTCTAAGTGATGGCAGACCATGGGGATGCTACAGAAAACCCAGACTGGGAGTGGAGCCCATCTCAGTTCTCCCAGTcaacattctctcttctcttcctccccccacccccaattccctACCCTCACCTCTTTCTtggatgaatgatggatggatggatggatggatagatggatgatggttggatgaatgggtggatggatgggtggatggatggatgaatgatggatggatggatagatggatggatggatgatagttggatgaatgggtggatggatggatgatggttggatgaatgatggatggatggatagatggatggatggatgggtggatgggtggacagaATAAGCTGTCAGGATTCACATACTTGATAGGCTAGGATGTCTCTGCTTGTCCCTCTTGTCCCCCATTTTGCTCTCTCCTTGTCTTATACCCCAGGGGTTGATCCCTGCCAAATGCACCATCTTGATACCTTTGTCTTTCAGCCTGTTGGTCAGGCAGGTCagagggagtggaggggaggggatgtACGTGTGgacttctttcccagtttctccagTTACCAGGCTACAGATAGGCAGGGGCTGTGTTCTTCTGTGTCACTCTGCTCTCAAACAGCCCCAGGTAAGGGCTGGCGCTCACTCCCCTTCCCtttcactcctttctctctccctcctcctggtttcttcctccctccctccctccttccccccctcttGTTTTATGATGCTGCTTCATACCTTCAGGCCTGAGAGTGAAGGCTCCCTGGTGTCACCTATTCTGTGGACCTGTGGCTCCCTTATCCAGCTGATACATCTGTTCCTTTGTTTAATGCTCTTCAGTCACACACTTCACAGGTGCAGGTGTTATAGGGGTATAGAGGAGAGCCTGGTGTGCCAGTCCGCTACCCCACCGTCTCAAATGCATCCCCAGTGGCCCATCAAATCTAGATTTCTGCAGTGAGTTCTGGTGCCCTGCTTCAAACTATCCACTCTGTTCACTATCTCACTCACTCACCTTTTTTATTTTGCCTTAAGTCCGCATTGGCTTCCAAGAACCTCCCTCTTCAACGCTCTGCTCCCTCCCTTGACCTCTGCCTGCAGCTCTACTGACCTTTGGGTACCCTAGACAGAGCATGCTTTCTCTAGCCACAAGGTCCCAGGGACATGGGACATGCTAGCCCTTACCTGGGGCTGTTTGAGAGCAGAGTGACACAGAAGAACACAGCCCCTGCCTATCTGTAGCCTGGTAACTGGAGGAACTGGGAAAGAAGTCCACATGTacatccccctcccctccactccctctGACCTGCCTGACCAACAGGCTGAAAGACAAAGGTATCAAGATGGTGCATTTGGCAGGGATCAACCCCTGGGGTATAAGGACAAGGAGAGAGCAAAATGGGGGACAAGAGGGACAAGCAGAGACATCCTAGCCTATCAAGTATGTGAATCCTGGCAGCTTATtctgtccacccatccacccatccatccatccatctatccatccatccatcattcatccaaccatcatccatccatccacccattcatccaactatcatccatcatccatccatcattcatccatccatccacccacccatccatccatccatccatccatccatctcccacctacccatctcagcatcctttccctaattccttGCTTGTCTGTCTGAGATCCCCTGTTGACTAATTCTGGCAGATATGCTCTCACCTCCTTCTGAGCCACGGGACATCCTTGTCCCAGGGagctggggacagagagagagagagatgtgctgCTGTCATGGGTCATTTAAAGTTGGTCTGAGAGGGACCCAAGTCAGCATGCTCTAGAAGGTGACAGGTCTGGCCTTCTGAATGGACATGCCAGCTCAGGATAGCCTCTGTGCCTGTTCCCATAGCTACTGTGCCTGTGGGCCATTCTCCCTGCTGCAACTGGTGCCTTTGTGTTGCAGACTCCCTGGGTGGGGGCTCTGAGGGCCCGTGCTTCTGCCCCACACCCTGCAACCTGACTCGTTATGGCAAAGAGATCTCCATGGTCAAGATCCCCAACAGGGGCTCAGCCAGGTACCTGGCGAGGAAGTACAACCGCAACGAGACCTACATACGGTAAGCCACGCCCACGGATGAGCTTTGTGGAGAGAGCCCTTCAGCAGGCTGGGCCAcagaggagactgggaaggagCTGCCCTCTTTGTGTATACTGGGTCTCCTGCCTGGAGTGCCATTCATGGTCCTCTTCCAGAAAAGCCCTTCCCAGTCCAAGTCTGAGCTGCCACAGCTCCTTGTATCCCTGCCACTGCACAGATCCCATGTATATGACACTACTTTAGACCCATGTATATGTCTTTCTCCTCTGATACAtagggagtttaaggccaggGCTCTATGAAACCCCTTttcagaaagacaaagcaaaaccacCCCCACGACAAAGCCACGAAGCTAACACAGCTGGACCTAGCTCCCTTTGGGAGCCTGAGGTTGCCAGCTTCACAGCACATAGGGGTCTCAGATAGGGATCAGCTGGGGATGACCTTGCCAGCTGCCTCAAGATCAGTAGCCCCATACAAGTGTCATTTCATGTCTCCCAGGGAGAACTTCTTGGTCCTGGATGTTTTTTTCGAGGCCCTAACTTCTGAAGCCATGGAACAGCGAGCTGCCTATGGCCTGTCAGCCCTGCTGGGTAAGCCCTGACCCTGGCCCCACTCATGTGTGGATCAGCCCAGCCTGTTCCCACTgacccttccctctttcttctcagGGGACCTTGGGGGACAGATGGGTCTGTTCATTGGGGCTAGCATCCTCACCTTGCTAGAGATCCTTGACTACATCTATGAGGTAAGGATAtgtaggaaaggaagagagagtggtGCAGGCCCTTGGGTGGGCCGTGGACTCAGGGCTCTAGACCTGAGGGTCTGGGTCTGAAGAGGCTGGGTTGAGGAATGCAGAGCCCTACTGGTGCCTTGGTAGGCACCAAGTCCTATAATTGAGGCCTCTTCAACCCCCCACCTTGACATGCAAGGTCTCCTGGGATCGGCTCAAGAGGGTGTGGCGAAGGCCCAAGACCCCACTGCGGACATCCACTGGGGGCATCTCCACTTTGGGGCTACAGGAACTGAAGGAACAGGTAGGTGACTTCTCCTCCCAACCTGGAAGAGCACCCTCTCTCCAGAGCCACTTCCTGAAAGTTCCCAAGACACCCCAGAGGGGAAAGGCAAAAATAGTTGAGACTTGAGTACACAACTTGACTACTGTCCCATCTGTCCCCTTTTTGTTTTACAGAGTCCCTGTCCAAGCCGGGGCCGTGCTGAGGGTGGGGGGGCTAGCAGCCTGCTTCCCAATCATCACCACCCCCACGGGCCTCCAGGAAGCCTCTTTGAAGACTTTGCTTGCTAGGATGGTGCTGTGTGGGGAAAGTACCCATGAAACTGGGACTCTACGAAGACCCCACACATCTCCTACTCCTGGGACAGAAGGTCTGGGGCAGCCCAGGGCTAAGGGAAAGGGCGGTGCTCACTGAGAGGCCAGGACTAGGGTCCTGCTCTCCCTAACCCAGGCTCAGCTGCCTTACACAAGGGTCCTTCTTGTCTACACTCCCTGCTCCCAAGCAGGTGTCCAGGAAGGGCTGGAGACCAGACTAGAGGTCcctgaggaggggagggaggaagagaggggagggtggAACCCTGGCAGAGCCCCTCTGTACATTTGTATATAGTTAGggactgggtgggggtgggacacaGACAGAGAAGGGTGGGGCTGCAGGGGAGGGTGACATAGGATAGTCAGGGTCCCAGCCCTAATGGCAGCAGGCCACTCCGTGGGACCCAGGCATGCTGGGCTGGTTTGAGTTCCCTCTTTCCAGGCCCAGCCCCCTCTTGGCAGGGGGAATGGGTGGCCCAGCAGGCCTGGTCCAGCTCCCTGTTCCCCCCGTAGCAGCCCCACCACAAGTCCCCTTCATGGGGAGTGGGTGGAAAGACCTTTCTGACCTTGGCTGAGcttagggggagggggagtggccTTCTTAGGCCCTGCCCCCTAGAGACTGGTTTTACAAAGTGCTGGTGAAATTGGGAATAAAGAGGCACAAAGAattctgtgtctgtttctctgtgagagagagagagagagagagagagagagagagagagaaagagagagagggaggtatgGAGGGAGAATGGGAGCGCTCGTCCACATGTACTTGCTGGGAGCTGGGCctgtaaaaggaaaagaaggctcCCACAGACATAGGGCTCCTCCATCCTTAGAGTTAGTTCTCCCATGCCTACCCTGCCAAAACTGAATTACAAGTCTCCGTTCATTAGTCCACACTTAGCCAGTTTATTAAAGCCAGGGCTCCATCATGGATCCGGAAGGGAGAATAGATCCCATACCCCTCCTTTCTCAGCTTCACCTTCTCCAATAACTCATCTACAGCTCAGCCCCCAGGAAAGGAGCCCAGGAAGCATGGCTGGCGTTAGACATAAAAAAGAGGCCACAGCCTGAATCAGCAGCGTCAAGGGGGCAGGGAGACTGGACAAGAAAGGATGGCTCTAGGGCACCTGTCTCAGGGCTTGTCCTGAGTCCATGGGTCCAACGAAGCAAGAGACAAGGGACCAGTGGGCTGCCCTAGGGTCTGAGGCTACAGCCAGCCCTGTCCAGCGAGGCTGGAATGTGCCTCCAGGTTACAGGGGAGAGCAGGGTCAGGTGCGGGGCTTAGGTGCTGTTACCCTGTTCCTGCTCAAAAAGCAACATGGCAAGCTGGGTGCGGGAGCCAAGGCCCTCCAGTACGCTCTGGCGACAGCGGTGGTAAAGGTCCTCGCTGAGCCGCGCGCTACACGGCTGGGCCCGGTAGCGCTGCAGCAAGGCTGGCTCCACCGCCCTCAACACGTGCAAGCTGGAGAAGCGCAGAAACAACTCGTACACATCCAGGCTCTCCagcagctcctcctcctgctccgaGACCGCCACTAGCCGGCCACGGGCCGCCACGTAGTCGGAGTTGTAGAAGCAGGCCTCACTGGCAGCCTGACGATCAAAGTGGCCAGTGTCACGGCCCAGTTCTGGGGGCCCAGGGCCCTGAGGTGGAGCCACAGCAGGGTGGAAGGCCTGGAAGTGCATGGGAAAGAAGGCCTGCCAGCCAGAGATGGCATGCATGCGGCAGCGGTTCAGGAAGTCAGGTGTAAGTACTGTGTCTGGCCCGGCCAGCAGGAACAGAGTGTCTAGCGGGTGCTTCTTAGAGAGGAGATCCATCAGCCGCAGTGGAGAGGGCGCGGCTGTCTGCACACTGAGCCAGGGCACCCGGGCACCAGGGAATCGCCGCTCTAGCTCTGCCACATGGGCTTTGACAGGTGCGAAGACATCCGCATGGGCTGCCCGCTGGGCCTGGCGTGGCTCATACAGCAGCAGCAGGGTCAAGGCTGCTGCGTCACCAGGTTCCAGGGCTGCAGTGGCAAAGGCTTCtaggaagccagaagccaggtCGCGCTCTGCTGCAGCCAGCGGCAGGAGCACAGTGAGCCGAGAAGCCTCAGTGACATAGGGCACAGGCAAGATCTCCACTCGGCTCAAGGGCCGAAGGAGCTGTACCCTGCGGGTGAGGGGCCAGCGGCCACCCTGGGGCGTCAGTGCTTCCAGCTGCAGGTCTAGTGTGTACTCCATGCCTCGGGCTGGATCAAAACGCCGGTAGCCATTCACCAGCTGTTGCTTCTGGAGCCTCAGCGCTGGCTGGTAACGGCGGTTGAGCTCCTCTAAGGCTGTCCCCAGGACATCAGCTACATCTACCTGGTCAGCCCCACGCAGTGGGCAGCGGGGTGAGCCATCAGCACAGGAGAAAGCATACTGTTCCGTGAAGTAGTCCCAGCGCAGAACCTCAAAGCGTGAGGCAGGGCGAGATGGTGCTGGGATGCCCACTGGCCATGTAGAGGCCCTCTCCCCATCAGCAGCCAGTCTGCTGGTATTCTGGATCTCCCACTGGGccagaaaaagaggccatgagcaAAGCACGGGGTCACATAGCCAGTATACATCTAGAGGCTCTGGGGGCAGCCAGTGATACTCAGGGAGGACCTGCGGTTTACTGGAAACCTCCGCTCACCCAAGGATCCCACACAGTTTCTCCATAGATTGAGACAGTTTAAAAGCTAAAAGGGGAGCTTCCCGGAGGTTCCACAAAGGTCAAAGATCTGGCAGTGGGTTTGCTCTATGACTTTATCACTGACTTTTTATTCCCTGAGGTCTCTCAGGACCTGTTTCCCTTAATCCCTTGACTCCCCTACCCTCAAGCCCAAGCTGTACCTGCAATTCCTGAATCTCCTGGTATGTGCGGTCCAGCTCAGCTCGGGCAAAGGCTTTGTGCAGCTGGTACATGTGCACAGGGTCACGCACAGGATGGGCTGTCAAGGCGCTGCGGAAACGAGGGTCCCCCTCCTGCACAGGCTCCCCGGGGCTCAGTTCCATATAGTTGTAGTGCATtccctgggaagaggaagggaagcatTCAGAATGGGAACAACAGAgctgtcttttctccatcttttagCTAGtgtctcatcttttttttttaaatatttatttattattttaaataagtacactgtagctgtcttcagacacaccagaagagggagccagatatcattatgggtggttgtgagctaccatgtggttgctgggattcgaactcaggaccttcagaagagcagtcagtgctcttacccgctgagccatctcaccagctcatgTCTCATCTTCTAATCCTATAACCAGTTATGAACTTTGTGGTCAGAATTCTGTGGATCTGAAGTCTATTTGACCAGCTGACGTTGTATAAGCCTAGTCAGGTCTCTGTGAACTCATCTGTGAAAGCTGCCTCAGAGGTGCCCACAGAGCTAAATAAAATAGCTGACACTGAATATGTACTATGTGCAAGGATCTCTTACTTTTCC is part of the Mastomys coucha isolate ucsf_1 unplaced genomic scaffold, UCSF_Mcou_1 pScaffold14, whole genome shotgun sequence genome and harbors:
- the Chpf gene encoding chondroitin sulfate synthase 2 isoform X2, with the protein product MAVVALGEERPIGHLHLALRHLLEQHGDDFDWFFLVPDATYTEAHGLDRLAGHLSLASATHLYLGRPQDFIGGETTPGRYCHGGFGVLLSRTLLQQLRPHLESCRNDIVSARPDEWLGRCILDATGMGCSGDHEGMHYNYMELSPGEPVQEGDPRFRSALTAHPVRDPVHMYQLHKAFARAELDRTYQEIQELQWEIQNTSRLAADGERASTWPVGIPAPSRPASRFEVLRWDYFTEQYAFSCADGSPRCPLRGADQVDVADVLGTALEELNRRYQPALRLQKQQLVNGYRRFDPARGMEYTLDLQLEALTPQGGRWPLTRRVQLLRPLSRVEILPVPYVTEASRLTVLLPLAAAERDLASGFLEAFATAALEPGDAAALTLLLLYEPRQAQRAAHADVFAPVKAHVAELERRFPGARVPWLSVQTAAPSPLRLMDLLSKKHPLDTLFLLAGPDTVLTPDFLNRCRMHAISGWQAFFPMHFQAFHPAVAPPQGPGPPELGRDTGHFDRQAASEACFYNSDYVAARGRLVAVSEQEEELLESLDVYELFLRFSSLHVLRAVEPALLQRYRAQPCSARLSEDLYHRCRQSVLEGLGSRTQLAMLLFEQEQGNST
- the Chpf gene encoding chondroitin sulfate synthase 2 isoform X1, with the translated sequence MRASLLLSVLRPAGPVAVGISLGFTLSLLSVTWVEEPCGPGPPQPGDSELPPRGNTNAARRPNSVQPGAERERPGAGAGIGESWEPRVLPYHPAQPGQATKKAVRTRYISTELGIRQKLLVAVLTSQATLPTLGVAVNRTLGHRLEHVVFLTGARGRRTPSGMAVVALGEERPIGHLHLALRHLLEQHGDDFDWFFLVPDATYTEAHGLDRLAGHLSLASATHLYLGRPQDFIGGETTPGRYCHGGFGVLLSRTLLQQLRPHLESCRNDIVSARPDEWLGRCILDATGMGCSGDHEGMHYNYMELSPGEPVQEGDPRFRSALTAHPVRDPVHMYQLHKAFARAELDRTYQEIQELQWEIQNTSRLAADGERASTWPVGIPAPSRPASRFEVLRWDYFTEQYAFSCADGSPRCPLRGADQVDVADVLGTALEELNRRYQPALRLQKQQLVNGYRRFDPARGMEYTLDLQLEALTPQGGRWPLTRRVQLLRPLSRVEILPVPYVTEASRLTVLLPLAAAERDLASGFLEAFATAALEPGDAAALTLLLLYEPRQAQRAAHADVFAPVKAHVAELERRFPGARVPWLSVQTAAPSPLRLMDLLSKKHPLDTLFLLAGPDTVLTPDFLNRCRMHAISGWQAFFPMHFQAFHPAVAPPQGPGPPELGRDTGHFDRQAASEACFYNSDYVAARGRLVAVSEQEEELLESLDVYELFLRFSSLHVLRAVEPALLQRYRAQPCSARLSEDLYHRCRQSVLEGLGSRTQLAMLLFEQEQGNST